The nucleotide sequence AAACAGCAGCACCTGCAGGATGTCACCGCGCGCGAGCGCGCCGACTACGCTGTCTGGAATGATGCTAAGCACAAAGTCAACGAACTTGGTCGCCTTTGCCTGCTCGACATAATTGGCGACTGCGGTCGCATCGGGCTTGGCGGCAAGGCCGCGGCCGATCTGGAACAGATTGCCCATGACGAGACCAATCACGAGCGCGAGGGTAGAGACGATCTCGAAATAGACCAGCGCCTTGATCCCCACCCTGCCGACCTTCTTCGCATCCTGAATATGAGCGATGCCGGAGACCACGGTGCAGAAGATGATCGGCGCGATCACCATCTTGATGAGCTTGATGAAGCCGTCGCCGAGCGCCCTCATCCAGTCAGAGGTGGCAAGCGACGGCCAGCCCCAGCCGACGATGATGCCGAGTAGGATTGCCAACAACACCTGGACGTAGAGGACCTTATACCATGACCGAGACGCCCGCGCGGTTGGCGCAGCTGCAATGGTTGTCATAACGCTCCTCCCAGGTTTGGCGGCGATCCCGCTTGACGGGGTATCGGAGCTGTTCCGACACCATCCCGCGAGCGAACTTCTGACCAGGAATCGTAGGCCGGAGCATCTCGATGACGAGCGGGTCTCTCGCTCTTCATCGACAAGCGCCGATGGCGTTCCCTTTACTACGCGTTCACTGCCGACTTCTCTTGGCCAAGCCAAGGTTCGGCTTCGAGTTGACTGCGCTTAAGCTCGTTTGGAGAGCTCAGCGACAGGCGCATCATCATTGTCCGGATCAAGGCGACTGCTCGTTATCTCCCAAGCCGCGTCGAGCGCTTGATACATATCCGCGATCAGGTCGCTTGCGTCCTCCAAGCCCGCGTGAACCCGAATCAGCGGTCCAGCGAGTGCAAGCGATGGTTCCGCGCGCTTCAATGGGTCGACATGCATCACCAGGCTTTCATATCCGCCCCAGGACCAGCCGATACCAAAAAGCCGCAACCTATTGAAGAAAGTCGAAAGCTGCAGCTGCGACATCGGTTTCAGCGCAACGCCAAAGAGGCCGCTCGCCCCCGAAAAGTCTCGTTTCCAAAGCGCATGGCCAGGATCGCCTGGACACGCCGGGTGCAAGATGTTGTCGACGGCTGGATGCGACTGAAGGCTTTGGGCCAGCTTGAGGCCATTGTCCCAATGACGCTTCATGCGGACGGCCAGGGTACGCAGTCCCCTCAGGGCCAAATAGATGTCGTCCGGCCCAGCGATCTCCCCGAAATCATGGGCACTTGATCGCAACGCCGACCACGCCGATTCGTTGGCGGTCGCGACACCAAGCAGCGCGTCTGAATGGCCGACGATATATTTGGTCGCCGCTTGGATCGAGATGTCGACGCCGTGCGCAAACGGCTTGAAATACAGGGGCGTTGCCCATGTGTTATCCATGACCACTAGCGCATCGGCGCGACGGGCGGTGGCA is from Bradyrhizobium xenonodulans and encodes:
- the metC gene encoding cystathionine beta-lyase, translated to MKYLEDSKGLDIETRLSRLGRAPAEHSGMVNMPVYRGSTIVSETLEDYESRRQSDPTANYGRFGSPLSRALELAVCELEGGYRSLLFPSGLSACTHSLLGVLRAGDHVLISDGVYTPLRTFADEVLSRLQITVQYFSPTQPAELAAKITQKTRAIYLESPSSLTFEVQNVPALTATARRADALVVMDNTWATPLYFKPFAHGVDISIQAATKYIVGHSDALLGVATANESAWSALRSSAHDFGEIAGPDDIYLALRGLRTLAVRMKRHWDNGLKLAQSLQSHPAVDNILHPACPGDPGHALWKRDFSGASGLFGVALKPMSQLQLSTFFNRLRLFGIGWSWGGYESLVMHVDPLKRAEPSLALAGPLIRVHAGLEDASDLIADMYQALDAAWEITSSRLDPDNDDAPVAELSKRA